In a single window of the Aquarana catesbeiana isolate 2022-GZ linkage group LG13, ASM4218655v1, whole genome shotgun sequence genome:
- the IL6R gene encoding interleukin-6 receptor subunit alpha, with protein MVDSIKRWYSYFIIMYSGLLPTFANIHCPKPVLSENTQVVQLHSDVNLTCPGCHGQTWWSRHNQTRKLQDGSHLSLTSIGYEDEDTYTCHRDGTPACTTQLLVKDDIEKPQISCYIRHPTHNITCDWQTTRELRPHAKVTLIAWMLKGNHKKNRCTYIPLAGKFTCSTLYKEGDTGRHVLSLCVIGRTDSQTSNTVDSTSEMLVQPDPPINVTVTSLEHQPRKLRVSWSPPRTWLNNFYQLQYQVQYHVEGTQHVSNGTTFDEHFMINDALQRRRHVVRVRAKEEFMVTWSAWSEETVGTPWSAKEESEPLTTTDFIMTSAEEEEPEAITAEKPPAPVPRYVLLVAGVSFVMVLVLFLGILMRNGEMKLLKLKGGLLRVLFQPSQSAPTVPQPRPAEPLLTALCPFPEAVTVTTPKPS; from the exons ATGGTGGATAGCATCAAACGCTGGTACTCCTATTTCATCATCATGTACTCCGGACTTCTCCCGACCTTCGCCAACATCCACTGCCCAAAGCCAG TGCTCTCGGAGAACACCCAGGTGGTCCAACTCCACTCGGACGTGAACCTGACCTGTCCCGGCTGCCACGGTCAGACTTGGTGGAGTCGCCACAACCAGACGAGGAAGCTGCAGGACGGCTCCCACCTATCCCTGACATCTATCGGCTATGAGGATGAGGATACCTACACCTGTCACCGGGACGGCACCCCCGCCTGTACCACGCAGTTGCTTGTGAAAG atgacatTGAGAAGCCGCAGATCTCGTGTTACATCCGCCACCCCACCCACAACATCACCTGCGACTGGCAGACCACGAGGGAGCTCCGCCCACACGCCAAGGTCACGCTCATTGCGTGGAT gctGAAAGGGAACCACAAAAAGAACCGCTGCACTTACATCCCATTGGCCGGTAAATTCACCTGCTCTACGCTGTACAAGGAAGGAGACACTGGACGGCACGTCTTGTCCCTCTGCGTCATCGGTCGGACAGACAGCCAGACCAGCAACACAGTGGACAGCACCTCAGAGATGCTAG TGCAGCCCGACCCCCCAATCAATGTGACGGTCACCTCGTTGGAGCACCAGCCCCGCAAGCTCCGGGTCTCCTGGTCGCCCCCCAGGACATGGCTGAACAACTTCTATCAGCTTCAGTACCAAGTGCAGTACCATGTGGAGGGCACCCAGCATGTCTCCAAT GGGACGACCTTTGACGAGCACTTCATGATCAACGATGCGCTGCAGAGGAGACGGCATGTGGTGCGCGTGAGGGCGAAAGAGGAGTTTATGGTGACCTGGAGCGCGTGGAGTGAAGAGACGGTTGGCACCCCCTGGTCAG CAAAAGAGGAAAGCGAGCCCCTCACAACGACG GACTTCATTATGACATCAGCAGAAGAAGAGGAACCAGAAG CAATAACAGCGGAGAAGCCCCCTGCCCCCGTCCCCCGCTATGTGTTGCTTGTGGCGGGGGTCAGTTTTGTCATGGTCCTTGTCCTGTTCCTGGGGATACTAATGAG AAATGGAGAGATGAAGCTGCTGAAGCTGAAAGGCGGCCTGCTGAGGGTCCTTTTCCAGCCGTCGCAGAGCGCCCCCACGGTGCCGCAGCCCCGGCCCGCCGAGCCCCTCCTGACGGCGCTGTGCCCCTTTCCCGAAGCAGTTACCGTCACCACGCCCAAGCCGTCGTGA